The genomic DNA ACTGACAGAGAATTCACACGGCTTTGTCCAATTGTTTCCATCACTAGAAATACAGCGATACCTTCGCACGACCAGCAACAACATAACCGACAGACCAGACCTCAATCctcttcgtcctcttccaTTTCCGTATCAACCTCACCagcctcctccttctcctttcctttcatcttcgccttcttcttcgccttcccATTGCCCTTATCAGCCGGTCtacccctcttcttcttctccggcaACGCAAGTCCCGAGGCAGACGATCCCTCTCCAGCAGCGTCATCCGcaccagaaccagaacccgACGCAGACGCAGATGCAGAACCGACAATGTGGAAGTCCCTGTTGACCTGTTCGCGGAGGCGCTGGATCCGGCGCTGCACGGCGATTTTGGTGCATTCTGCGAGACAACGGGTTaggttttcttttttttattttctgtttctttttttttctcttgcgCAGATATGGGTTGTGGAAGCGTACCCGGTCCCATCCATTCGGCGAGTGCTTCGTAGTCGATCTTTTGGGTGCTTAGGTGGAGGATTCCGATGAGGAGCTGTTTGAGGACGCTGTTGGATACGTTCGAATAGGAGGGAAAGTT from Aspergillus chevalieri M1 DNA, chromosome 1, nearly complete sequence includes the following:
- a CDS encoding uncharacterized protein (COG:S;~EggNog:ENOG410PZZV), which gives rise to MPMTWNDQTDAKLLIGILHLSTQKIDYEALAEWMGPECTKIAVQRRIQRLREQVNRDFHIVGSASASASGSGSGADDAAGEGSSASGLALPEKKKRGRPADKGNGKAKKKAKMKGKEKEEAGEVDTEMEEDEED